A stretch of the Crocinitomicaceae bacterium genome encodes the following:
- a CDS encoding SUMF1/EgtB/PvdO family nonheme iron enzyme: MKSEKQLNHLFDALKNEKPQVSFEEISMNFRQYADSGIRKIHLQKNQLSTLKKLIMILSVITTAVLSIFLFSDHSKEIEEENNNHTSEHTNPIEERNIDKKDNNLIALPAFPENKTTSYTEEKTESEFFLQPILIEKNNDEASMHISTTQIKLEDKSSNIPILTDEEKAATEREKKKMMKQFEKMDKKNYAFIPSGKFSLNDSTISVRAFYMSTTEITNLQYRTFLYDLLIQNKEEDFLIAKPVQSNWTKMFGESNLEMEEQYFTHPAYNEYPVVNISRTGAEMYCAWLTAEVNSYLKSRNKTPIQPIRLPLRTEWMHAAGGTSVFPWKGDKTVNDQGCYLANYKPFDDNNFIDGGYYTVKVNSYLPNEFGLYNMAGNAAEMVYESIKTKEAGTAGGGWLSSEDELKILGTDLYQNQTEAHPNIGFRIVFSFN; the protein is encoded by the coding sequence ATGAAAAGTGAAAAACAGCTGAACCACTTGTTTGATGCGTTGAAAAACGAAAAACCTCAGGTTTCATTCGAAGAAATCAGTATGAATTTCAGACAATATGCTGATTCAGGAATCAGAAAAATTCATCTTCAAAAAAATCAATTATCCACTTTAAAAAAATTAATTATGATTTTATCAGTAATTACTACAGCAGTTCTGAGCATTTTTCTGTTCTCTGATCACTCTAAAGAAATTGAAGAAGAAAATAATAACCACACATCTGAACACACCAATCCAATTGAAGAAAGAAACATTGATAAAAAAGATAATAACCTAATTGCCTTACCGGCATTTCCGGAAAATAAAACCACCTCCTACACCGAAGAAAAGACAGAATCAGAATTCTTTCTTCAGCCTATACTAATCGAAAAAAACAATGATGAAGCGTCAATGCACATATCCACTACACAAATTAAACTTGAAGATAAATCTAGTAACATTCCTATATTGACCGATGAAGAAAAAGCCGCCACTGAAAGAGAAAAGAAAAAAATGATGAAACAGTTTGAAAAAATGGACAAAAAGAATTACGCATTCATTCCATCAGGTAAATTTTCGCTGAACGATTCAACGATTTCGGTTCGTGCCTTTTATATGAGTACAACTGAAATCACCAATTTACAGTATCGCACCTTTTTATATGATTTACTAATTCAAAACAAGGAAGAAGATTTTCTTATTGCAAAACCAGTACAATCAAATTGGACCAAGATGTTCGGAGAATCAAATCTTGAAATGGAAGAACAATACTTTACACATCCTGCCTACAATGAGTATCCGGTAGTGAACATCAGCCGCACTGGAGCAGAGATGTATTGTGCCTGGTTGACAGCTGAGGTAAATTCGTATCTCAAAAGTAGAAATAAAACACCTATTCAACCCATACGACTTCCGTTAAGAACTGAGTGGATGCATGCTGCCGGTGGCACTTCTGTTTTTCCATGGAAAGGAGATAAAACAGTAAATGACCAAGGCTGTTACCTCGCAAATTATAAACCATTTGACGACAATAATTTTATTGATGGAGGATATTACACCGTGAAAGTAAATTCTTACCTGCCGAATGAGTTTGGTTTGTACAACATGGCAGGCAATGCGGCAGAAATGGTATATGAATCAATTAAAACCAAAGAAGCCGGAACTGCGGGTGGAGGCTGGCTAAGTTCAGAAGACGAACTAAAAATTCTCGGAACGGATCTCTACCAAAATCAAACAGAAGCACATCCTAACATCGGTTTCAGAATTGTATTTTCTTTTAACTAG
- a CDS encoding FKBP-type peptidyl-prolyl cis-trans isomerase, protein MSNLKSDASYCVGMSVAYSLENQELGSIDIDQFVSGMKAVFAQEQPKFSPQQANQIIQEFIQQASASKFEAYQKEGDEFLKSNAQRKEVITLPSGLQYEIITAGNGQQPTMNSHVTVHYHGTLIDGTVFDSSVQRQQPASFGVTQVIKGWTEALQLMPQGSKWKLFIPQDLAYGANPHPGGPIKPFMALIFEVELLSIA, encoded by the coding sequence ATGAGCAATTTAAAATCTGACGCCAGCTATTGTGTTGGCATGAGCGTAGCCTATAGTTTAGAAAACCAAGAGTTGGGCAGCATTGATATTGATCAATTTGTAAGCGGAATGAAAGCGGTATTTGCACAAGAGCAACCAAAATTTTCACCTCAGCAGGCAAATCAAATCATACAAGAATTTATTCAACAGGCATCAGCATCAAAATTTGAAGCCTATCAAAAAGAAGGCGATGAGTTTCTGAAATCAAATGCGCAACGTAAAGAAGTAATTACTTTGCCATCAGGTTTGCAATATGAAATCATCACTGCAGGCAATGGTCAGCAACCAACCATGAACTCACATGTTACTGTGCATTATCACGGCACACTCATTGACGGAACCGTTTTTGATTCATCAGTACAGCGCCAGCAACCTGCAAGTTTTGGAGTAACCCAAGTAATCAAAGGATGGACCGAAGCACTGCAATTAATGCCGCAAGGATCAAAATGGAAATTATTCATTCCGCAAGACTTGGCTTATGGTGCAAACCCACATCCGGGCGGACCCATCAAACCTTTTATGGCATTAATTTTTGAAGTAGAATTATTGAGTATTGCATAA
- a CDS encoding anthranilate synthase component I family protein, translating into MQTKEIHNYSWQQMLEAVEPNQVVLLKNSDHDFILAWNFTHAYQPDNTDFSFSDLQQFIDQHTGKYIFGYLTYDIKNNIEPFLQSKHDDVVQFPICRFFVTENVVVRSIENTTYYGKISPEELIELFGKSKKSVSSNSNQVALKESTSQEEYIRNIQSIQHEIQQGNLYETNYCIQYTGGVDELNTSNVFSKLNQLADAPFSVYMQDETHAVMCASPERYICKKGNTLISQPIKGTAKRGENTAQDDQLKKVLERDAKERSENIMIVDLVRNDFSKIALKNSVNVDELCKVYSFKTVHQLISTISCKIDYGTSFTDVIKATFPMGSMTGAPKIAAMQLTEKLENFKRGLYSGTIGYIEPNGDYDFNVVIRSILHNRKLKTVSCSVGSAITIHADAAREYEECMLKLRALQLALT; encoded by the coding sequence ATGCAAACAAAAGAGATTCATAACTATTCATGGCAACAAATGCTTGAGGCTGTTGAACCAAATCAAGTTGTTCTTTTGAAAAATTCTGACCATGATTTTATCTTGGCGTGGAATTTTACGCACGCATATCAGCCGGACAATACTGATTTTTCTTTTTCTGATTTACAACAATTTATTGATCAGCATACAGGAAAATATATTTTTGGTTATTTAACTTACGATATCAAAAATAACATTGAACCATTTTTGCAAAGCAAGCATGATGATGTTGTTCAATTCCCAATTTGCCGCTTTTTTGTAACAGAAAATGTGGTTGTCAGATCTATTGAAAATACTACTTATTATGGAAAAATATCACCTGAAGAATTGATAGAACTATTTGGCAAGAGTAAAAAATCTGTCTCATCAAATAGCAATCAAGTGGCTTTGAAAGAATCAACATCACAAGAAGAGTATATCAGAAATATTCAAAGCATTCAGCATGAAATTCAACAAGGAAATTTATACGAAACAAATTATTGCATTCAGTATACCGGTGGTGTAGATGAATTGAATACCTCTAACGTATTTTCAAAATTGAATCAATTGGCTGATGCTCCTTTCTCGGTATATATGCAAGATGAAACACATGCTGTGATGTGCGCTTCACCTGAACGCTATATTTGTAAAAAGGGCAATACACTGATTTCACAACCAATCAAAGGAACAGCGAAGCGTGGCGAAAATACCGCGCAAGATGATCAGCTTAAAAAGGTGTTAGAACGTGATGCAAAAGAACGATCAGAGAATATCATGATAGTAGATTTGGTGCGGAATGATTTTTCAAAAATTGCGTTAAAAAATTCGGTGAACGTAGATGAGTTATGCAAGGTGTATAGTTTCAAAACGGTGCATCAGCTGATATCTACCATCTCATGTAAAATAGATTACGGCACATCATTTACCGATGTGATCAAAGCCACTTTTCCTATGGGCTCAATGACCGGTGCACCTAAAATTGCCGCAATGCAACTAACTGAAAAACTTGAGAATTTTAAAAGAGGTTTATACAGCGGTACAATTGGATACATTGAACCCAATGGCGATTACGATTTTAACGTAGTGATCAGATCAATTTTACATAACCGTAAACTGAAAACTGTATCTTGCAGCGTGGGTAGCGCAATTACCATACATGCTGATGCTGCCCGTGAATACGAGGAATGTATGCTCAAACTGCGCGCATTACAATTGGCACTAACCTGA
- a CDS encoding FKBP-type peptidyl-prolyl cis-trans isomerase — MKKFLFFIHCLVLSLLFFACSGETDHTIITHDNQNKIEFEDYNQKVSYCIGLDHGFTALGIYGSPENKQKFDISQISSGMVDFLLGNPLRIPFESSDSIFENYLRPDGSVDESVVSKADASYAVGLEEGYVLVSSLVGRGIDQTIDVDLLVTGVQDGMLNRPPSVDLITARTEVANYYSNLNREDGEFFLAENASRDSVVVTESGLQYIVYKQGKGIKPNITDTCVVHYTGRFLDGREFESTIPSGIPAQFTPMGLVPGWQEGLLLMNEGAQYRLFMPYQLAYGEAGSGPIEPFSTLVFDVELIEVRKFR; from the coding sequence ATGAAAAAATTTCTGTTCTTTATCCATTGCCTTGTATTGAGCTTGCTGTTTTTTGCTTGCAGCGGAGAAACAGATCATACTATCATTACCCATGATAATCAAAATAAAATTGAATTTGAAGATTACAATCAGAAGGTTTCATATTGTATAGGATTAGATCATGGATTTACAGCACTCGGCATATACGGTTCGCCAGAAAACAAACAGAAATTTGACATCAGTCAGATATCTTCAGGTATGGTTGATTTTTTACTTGGCAACCCACTACGCATTCCATTTGAATCAAGTGATTCTATTTTTGAAAATTATTTGAGACCGGATGGAAGTGTAGATGAATCTGTAGTTTCAAAAGCAGATGCCAGCTACGCCGTCGGACTTGAAGAGGGGTATGTATTAGTTAGTTCTTTAGTTGGTCGTGGCATTGATCAAACCATTGATGTTGACTTGCTGGTAACCGGCGTTCAAGACGGCATGCTCAACAGACCACCTTCAGTAGATCTTATCACTGCGCGTACAGAAGTAGCAAACTACTACTCCAACCTCAACCGTGAAGACGGAGAATTTTTTCTGGCTGAAAATGCAAGTCGTGACAGCGTAGTTGTTACTGAAAGCGGACTGCAATACATTGTATACAAACAAGGCAAAGGCATAAAGCCTAACATTACAGATACCTGCGTAGTGCATTACACCGGAAGATTTTTAGACGGACGTGAATTTGAAAGTACCATTCCCAGCGGAATACCGGCTCAATTTACTCCCATGGGATTAGTGCCGGGTTGGCAAGAAGGGTTATTACTCATGAATGAGGGAGCACAATATCGTTTGTTCATGCCTTATCAACTAGCTTACGGAGAAGCAGGCAGCGGCCCTATTGAACCCTTCAGTACCCTCGTTTTTGATGTTGAACTTATTGAGGTGAGGAAATTTAGGTAG
- a CDS encoding CAP domain-containing protein, protein MKTKHPLLSLFLLMVFIHFLSCATHPKEDSSTRFNVNDNSETEINQSNTNTTEVSLGSDDTLGAVFSADAVSLSSEEEKMYKLIMAYRVENNLSEIPLSKSLTFVAQQHCKDLYHNRPDKPKECNAHSWSANGAWTACCYTSDHKQANGMWKKPSELTQYTGNGYEIACGSSKVNADYDMTAEYAVDSWKGSTGHNNVILNKDGWDGFPWGAIGVGIYKGFACVWFGQQEDPAGVITIK, encoded by the coding sequence ATGAAAACTAAACATCCTTTATTATCTCTTTTTTTACTCATGGTTTTTATCCATTTCTTATCGTGTGCTACGCACCCAAAAGAAGATTCATCAACGCGCTTTAACGTGAATGATAACAGTGAGACTGAAATTAATCAGTCAAATACTAATACTACGGAAGTATCTCTCGGATCTGATGATACCCTTGGCGCAGTATTTTCTGCTGATGCTGTTAGCTTATCAAGTGAAGAAGAAAAAATGTATAAGTTGATTATGGCATATAGAGTAGAGAATAATTTGTCTGAAATTCCATTGTCAAAATCATTGACCTTTGTTGCTCAACAACACTGCAAAGATTTGTATCACAATCGGCCTGACAAACCTAAAGAGTGCAATGCACACAGCTGGTCAGCCAACGGTGCATGGACTGCATGTTGCTATACATCTGACCATAAACAGGCAAATGGTATGTGGAAAAAACCATCTGAGTTAACACAGTATACCGGTAACGGTTATGAAATTGCCTGCGGAAGCTCAAAAGTAAATGCAGATTATGACATGACTGCTGAATACGCTGTTGATAGTTGGAAAGGAAGCACCGGACACAATAATGTCATCTTGAATAAGGATGGTTGGGATGGTTTTCCTTGGGGAGCAATAGGCGTTGGTATATATAAGGGATTCGCTTGCGTGTGGTTTGGCCAGCAAGAAGATCCAGCCGGTGTTATCACAATCAAATAA
- a CDS encoding OmpA family protein, translating to MRVLILVAIFLVADAAHGQLNFLEGTWQGIITTNPDGYKKGAAIWFDFAIDKTSGDMKGESRLETPFTKYFAYKNIKGKAESKNKILFEDVIIGLQKNTSGKVWCTNKGTLEYNDSTGYLSGTWTSIDCKRASGKIVLYRSKYEMSRTDTTSLYHSWFNNLVTDLERGWNAYYVREAEMKNFEFVPVYFDHDKDSLKPEFEPYLKNMARIVNSHSDLRIKIIGHTDSNGTDEYNVDLSKRRAEKVKQFLISEGVREDKIIIEFRGENDPATTNETLEGKSKNRRVDFEFV from the coding sequence ATGCGCGTGTTAATTTTAGTAGCAATTTTTTTAGTGGCTGATGCAGCGCATGGTCAACTTAATTTTTTGGAGGGAACCTGGCAGGGTATCATTACAACAAATCCTGATGGTTATAAAAAAGGTGCGGCTATTTGGTTTGATTTTGCGATTGACAAAACAAGTGGCGACATGAAAGGCGAGTCAAGACTTGAAACACCGTTTACGAAATATTTTGCGTACAAAAACATTAAGGGCAAGGCTGAGAGTAAAAACAAAATTTTATTTGAAGATGTGATTATTGGTTTGCAAAAAAACACCAGTGGAAAGGTGTGGTGCACAAACAAGGGCACGCTTGAATACAATGATTCAACAGGATATTTGAGTGGCACTTGGACATCTATTGACTGCAAGAGGGCGAGTGGAAAGATTGTGCTGTATAGATCAAAATACGAAATGTCACGCACAGATACAACCAGCTTGTATCACTCATGGTTTAATAATTTGGTGACGGATTTGGAAAGAGGTTGGAATGCGTACTATGTGCGTGAAGCGGAGATGAAAAATTTTGAGTTTGTGCCGGTGTATTTTGATCATGATAAAGATAGTTTGAAGCCGGAGTTTGAACCTTATTTAAAAAACATGGCACGCATTGTAAATTCACATAGTGATTTGCGAATTAAAATTATTGGTCACACTGATTCAAATGGAACAGATGAATACAACGTAGACTTGTCAAAACGAAGGGCTGAAAAAGTGAAACAATTTTTGATTTCAGAAGGCGTGAGAGAAGATAAAATTATCATTGAATTCCGCGGTGAAAATGACCCTGCAACTACCAATGAAACGCTGGAAGGAAAAAGTAAAAACCGAAGGGTGGATTTTGAGTTTGTTTGA
- a CDS encoding acetyl-CoA hydrolase/transferase family protein, whose protein sequence is MEPNYISPQEAVAKITSNSRVFVQGSAATPATLLRTLFSRTDQLKQVELVSITTLGENIFSPEKLKDRFFINSLFVSDNVRKIVNGEGGEYVPVFLSEIHLLFERGILPLDYALIHVYPPDAHGFCSLGTSVDIARAAVKNARCIIAQVNPKMPRTHGDGVIHIRDIHALVKVNDDLPEVSYAECQNGVSLEIGKHCAGLIEDESCLQMGIGAIPDAVLTCLGNHKNLGIHTEMFSDGIIPLVEKGVITNSHKKKHRGKLVTGFIAGTKKLYDFVDDNPSVHFLEISYVNDPHVIRSNPKTVAINSAIEIDLTGQVCADSIGTMQFSGVGGQMDFMRGAALSPGGKPIIAMPSTAKNGESKIVPFLKQGAGVVTTRAHVHYVVTEYGVANLFGKNLHQRAKELIRIAHPKHRDWLEMETKKRFG, encoded by the coding sequence ATGGAACCAAATTATATATCTCCCCAAGAAGCGGTGGCAAAGATTACAAGCAATAGCCGCGTTTTTGTTCAGGGCAGCGCTGCGACACCGGCAACCTTATTGCGAACTTTATTCAGCCGCACTGATCAATTGAAACAGGTTGAACTTGTCAGCATTACTACACTTGGAGAAAATATTTTTTCACCGGAAAAACTGAAAGACCGTTTTTTTATCAACTCACTTTTTGTTTCTGATAATGTAAGAAAAATAGTGAATGGTGAAGGAGGCGAATATGTCCCTGTTTTTTTAAGTGAAATTCATTTGTTGTTTGAGCGTGGAATTTTGCCGCTTGATTATGCATTGATTCACGTTTATCCACCTGATGCGCACGGTTTTTGTTCATTAGGAACCTCGGTAGATATTGCTCGTGCTGCGGTAAAAAATGCACGTTGTATAATTGCTCAGGTAAATCCAAAAATGCCGCGTACGCATGGTGATGGCGTTATTCATATACGTGATATACACGCTTTGGTAAAGGTGAATGATGATTTGCCTGAAGTATCGTATGCTGAATGTCAGAATGGTGTTTCACTTGAAATTGGAAAACATTGTGCAGGCTTGATTGAAGATGAATCTTGTTTGCAAATGGGTATTGGGGCTATTCCTGATGCAGTATTAACGTGTTTGGGCAATCACAAAAATTTGGGCATTCATACCGAAATGTTTTCTGACGGAATAATTCCATTGGTTGAAAAAGGCGTCATTACCAATTCTCACAAGAAAAAACACCGCGGAAAATTAGTTACTGGTTTTATCGCGGGTACTAAAAAATTATATGATTTTGTAGATGATAATCCTTCAGTTCATTTTCTTGAAATTTCGTATGTCAATGATCCGCATGTGATCAGATCAAATCCAAAAACAGTTGCAATTAATTCTGCAATTGAAATAGATCTTACCGGTCAGGTATGTGCAGATTCAATTGGAACGATGCAGTTTTCAGGAGTTGGCGGTCAAATGGATTTTATGCGAGGCGCTGCCTTGTCACCGGGTGGCAAACCCATCATTGCCATGCCTTCAACAGCAAAGAATGGCGAGTCTAAAATTGTACCTTTTCTCAAACAGGGGGCAGGCGTTGTAACAACTCGTGCGCATGTGCATTATGTAGTCACTGAATATGGTGTGGCCAATTTGTTTGGTAAAAATTTGCATCAACGCGCTAAAGAATTGATTAGAATTGCCCACCCCAAACATAGAGATTGGTTGGAGATGGAAACCAAAAAAAGATTTGGATAA
- a CDS encoding Crp/Fnr family transcriptional regulator: MILRKVLSENFPMLSEPELVEEIMKVAFIHEVEAGDMLIDIGEPIQNMPLLIEGSLKIVREDAEGNEMFLYYVHSGNTCAASITSGFGNQKSTIRAVVEEKAIFLAIPIKYIDQWMVKYSSWRNFILNTYNAKFEEVLKVVDMLAFHNMDERITNYLKEKAEIHNSTSLELSHQEIATDLNTSREVVSRILKRMEKSGKLKIGRGKLELVN, encoded by the coding sequence ATGATCCTTAGAAAAGTATTATCTGAAAATTTTCCCATGCTGAGTGAGCCTGAGCTGGTGGAAGAAATTATGAAAGTTGCTTTTATTCATGAGGTTGAAGCCGGCGACATGTTGATTGATATTGGTGAACCCATTCAAAACATGCCCTTGCTCATTGAAGGCTCATTAAAAATTGTACGTGAAGATGCTGAAGGGAATGAAATGTTTCTCTACTATGTGCACTCAGGTAACACATGCGCCGCATCTATTACATCAGGTTTTGGTAATCAAAAAAGTACTATCCGAGCCGTGGTTGAAGAGAAAGCAATTTTTCTTGCAATACCTATCAAATACATTGATCAGTGGATGGTCAAATATTCAAGCTGGCGTAATTTCATTCTCAATACCTACAACGCAAAATTTGAAGAAGTACTCAAGGTTGTTGATATGCTTGCTTTCCACAATATGGATGAACGTATCACCAATTATTTGAAAGAAAAAGCTGAAATACACAACAGCACTTCACTAGAACTATCACATCAGGAAATTGCAACAGACTTGAATACTTCAAGAGAAGTTGTTTCACGCATTCTTAAACGAATGGAAAAATCAGGTAAGCTGAAGATTGGTCGTGGAAAACTTGAATTGGTTAACTAA
- the tilS gene encoding tRNA lysidine(34) synthetase TilS has product MLSKFKKNIEDHFSQLTSAKIFLAISGGKDSMTLSHLLNEAGLKHCLLHCNFHLRGKESDTDEQFLLTYASAHQLEIFVNHFDAAKFAEEEGMTIQEAARKLRYDWFDTFLQDHNAYLLTAHHLDDSIETFFINLFRGTGYRGLAGIPPRNGKIMRPLFNFTAEEIYRYIDQQQVEYRSDSTNAKKDYQRNKIRHDLMPELHSLEPLLHGKMENLFSELNELKDYFNRTSIEYFNEHATNTNGKTVIPLNKVLNLHPFLRQQIFYGHGIHRKNVSEFEKFLQSNTGAEFIAGNHRFLIDRDQLIFSLSEAKPIPILTQIQALPVELYSGKNTIRFEQKEKFSLIKNFPSIQQVDFHLLKFPLTLRNWQQGDKMQPLGMQGKKLISDVLIDKKISRTDKENQLVLEDASGEIIALIGLAIADSFKITEITKAILEVQIV; this is encoded by the coding sequence ATGTTAAGTAAGTTTAAGAAAAATATTGAGGATCATTTTAGTCAGCTGACATCGGCAAAAATATTTCTTGCCATCAGCGGAGGAAAAGATTCAATGACCTTGTCACATCTTTTGAATGAGGCAGGCCTTAAACATTGTTTACTACATTGCAATTTTCATTTGCGTGGAAAAGAATCTGATACTGATGAACAATTCTTGCTCACATACGCTTCAGCACATCAGTTGGAAATTTTTGTCAATCATTTTGATGCCGCCAAATTTGCTGAAGAGGAAGGAATGACTATTCAAGAAGCGGCCAGAAAACTGCGATATGACTGGTTTGATACTTTTCTGCAAGATCATAATGCTTACTTGCTTACTGCGCATCATTTAGATGATTCAATTGAAACATTTTTTATTAATTTATTCCGCGGAACTGGTTATCGTGGACTTGCCGGTATACCGCCAAGGAACGGAAAAATTATGCGACCCCTGTTTAATTTTACAGCGGAAGAAATTTATAGATATATTGATCAGCAACAAGTGGAGTACAGATCTGATTCAACCAATGCAAAAAAAGATTATCAGCGCAATAAAATCAGGCATGATCTGATGCCTGAATTACATTCACTTGAACCATTGTTACACGGAAAAATGGAAAATCTTTTTTCAGAATTGAATGAGCTGAAAGATTATTTCAACAGGACATCTATAGAATATTTTAATGAACACGCAACCAATACGAATGGCAAAACAGTGATTCCACTGAACAAGGTTTTGAATCTTCATCCCTTTCTGCGTCAACAGATTTTTTACGGGCACGGAATTCATAGAAAAAATGTTTCGGAGTTTGAAAAATTTCTGCAATCAAATACCGGGGCAGAATTTATTGCCGGGAATCATCGTTTTCTGATTGATCGTGATCAGCTCATTTTCTCCTTGAGTGAAGCTAAACCTATACCAATCTTGACCCAAATACAAGCCTTGCCGGTAGAATTGTACAGCGGGAAAAATACAATTCGTTTTGAACAAAAGGAAAAGTTCAGTCTGATAAAAAATTTCCCATCCATTCAACAAGTTGATTTTCATTTATTAAAATTTCCGCTCACCTTGCGCAATTGGCAACAAGGAGACAAAATGCAACCATTAGGCATGCAAGGAAAAAAGTTGATTTCAGATGTTTTAATTGACAAAAAAATATCACGCACAGACAAAGAAAATCAGCTGGTGCTTGAAGATGCAAGCGGTGAAATTATTGCCCTAATTGGCTTGGCTATTGCAGATTCTTTTAAAATTACTGAGATTACCAAGGCGATTTTGGAAGTGCAGATTGTTTGA
- a CDS encoding RNA polymerase sigma factor, whose amino-acid sequence MSKERQNHFLQLYEPVHERFERFCRSRVYGEMDYQDVMNESLLIAYDKLGSLRSEKAFLGFLFGICVRVISNLKQKKKPENFKSVNQFNHLTSDDDPDLNMDIKLLYTLLNQLPEDQKECVLLFEIVGFSLKEIADIQSVSEGAIKQRLRRGREKLTELMHEVTCKNQTNYEK is encoded by the coding sequence ATGAGCAAAGAAAGGCAGAACCATTTTTTACAACTTTATGAACCGGTTCATGAACGGTTTGAGAGATTCTGTCGATCGCGCGTTTATGGTGAAATGGATTATCAGGATGTCATGAATGAAAGTCTATTAATTGCCTATGACAAACTTGGCTCATTGAGATCTGAAAAAGCATTTCTTGGTTTTCTGTTTGGTATTTGTGTGAGAGTAATTTCAAATTTGAAACAAAAAAAGAAACCTGAAAACTTTAAAAGCGTCAACCAGTTTAATCATCTGACAAGTGATGACGATCCAGACTTAAACATGGATATAAAACTATTGTACACCTTGTTAAATCAATTGCCGGAAGATCAAAAGGAATGCGTTTTACTATTTGAAATTGTAGGATTCAGTTTGAAAGAAATTGCGGACATACAAAGCGTTTCAGAAGGAGCAATCAAACAACGCTTGCGCAGAGGACGGGAAAAACTGACTGAATTAATGCACGAGGTAACATGTAAAAATCAAACAAATTATGAAAAGTGA